In the Leifsonia sp. 466MF genome, one interval contains:
- a CDS encoding amino acid ABC transporter ATP-binding protein, whose amino-acid sequence MTATDARPMVSLRAVDKHFGDLHVLQNIDLDVAEREVVVVIGPSGSGKSTLCRSINRLETIDSGEIRVDGELLPEEGAPLAKLRAEVGMVFQSFNLFAHRTILDNVTLAPLKVRKLGKDAARAQAMELLDRVGIADKADSHPAQLSGGQQQRAAIARALAMQPKVMLFDEPTSALDPEMVGEVLDVMTSLAKEGMTMIVVTHEMGFARRAADRVVFMDRGQIVEQAAPAQFFDSPATERAKSFLASVLSH is encoded by the coding sequence CCGGCCGATGGTGAGCCTGCGCGCGGTCGACAAGCACTTCGGCGACCTCCACGTGCTGCAGAACATCGACCTCGACGTCGCCGAGCGCGAGGTCGTCGTCGTCATCGGGCCGTCCGGGTCCGGCAAGTCGACGCTGTGCCGGTCCATCAACCGCCTGGAGACCATCGACTCCGGCGAGATCCGCGTCGACGGCGAGCTGCTGCCGGAAGAGGGCGCGCCGCTCGCCAAGCTCCGCGCCGAGGTCGGGATGGTGTTCCAGTCGTTCAACCTGTTCGCCCACCGGACGATCCTCGACAACGTCACCCTCGCTCCCCTCAAGGTGCGCAAGCTCGGCAAGGATGCCGCACGCGCCCAGGCGATGGAGCTGCTCGACCGGGTCGGCATCGCCGACAAGGCGGACAGCCACCCGGCCCAGCTCTCCGGCGGCCAGCAGCAGCGCGCGGCCATCGCCCGCGCTCTCGCCATGCAGCCGAAGGTCATGCTCTTCGACGAGCCGACCAGCGCCCTCGACCCCGAGATGGTCGGCGAGGTGCTCGACGTCATGACCTCCCTCGCGAAGGAGGGCATGACGATGATCGTCGTCACCCACGAGATGGGCTTCGCCCGCCGCGCCGCCGACCGCGTCGTCTTCATGGACCGCGGGCAGATCGTCGAGCAGGCCGCCCCAGCACAGTTCTTCGACTCCCCCGCCACCGAGCGGGCGAAGTCGTTCCTGGCCTCCGTGCTCTCGCACTAG
- a CDS encoding glutamate ABC transporter substrate-binding protein produces the protein MTRSIRRKSAVAGVLLAAVTLAVTACSGNTALPGSDASSTASGDSVLAGAPVAKADLILSGSTMEKIKKRGKLIVAEALDAPLLSQQDPTDPQKVNGFDAELAKLLAIYIIGKPNVEIVPPASETREAMLQNDTVDVVFNTYTITEERAKQVDFAGPYFESGLAVAVKSDNKDIKSYKDLDGKNVIVGANTPAVTEVPKIAPKATVTAFGTDPAAVQALIQGRGDAYVQDYTLLASDAASEKQIKVVGQPFTKEPYGIGLKHGDDDFKKFVNEWLKTIQKDGQWGKAWKTTLGTVTDSDIPTPPEIGSVPGS, from the coding sequence ATGACCCGCAGCATCCGCAGGAAGAGCGCCGTCGCCGGCGTCCTGCTCGCGGCCGTGACGCTCGCCGTCACCGCCTGCTCCGGCAACACGGCACTGCCCGGCAGCGACGCGAGCTCGACCGCGTCGGGGGACTCCGTCCTCGCCGGCGCCCCCGTCGCGAAGGCCGACCTCATCCTCTCCGGCTCGACCATGGAGAAGATCAAGAAGCGCGGCAAGCTCATCGTCGCCGAGGCCCTCGACGCCCCGCTGCTCTCGCAGCAGGACCCGACCGACCCGCAGAAGGTCAACGGCTTCGACGCCGAGCTGGCCAAGCTGCTGGCGATCTACATCATCGGCAAGCCGAACGTCGAGATCGTTCCGCCGGCCTCCGAGACCCGTGAGGCGATGCTGCAGAACGACACGGTCGACGTCGTCTTCAACACCTACACGATCACCGAGGAGCGGGCCAAGCAGGTCGACTTCGCCGGCCCCTACTTCGAGTCCGGTCTTGCGGTCGCGGTCAAGAGCGACAACAAGGACATCAAGAGCTACAAGGACCTCGACGGCAAGAACGTGATCGTCGGCGCCAACACGCCGGCCGTCACCGAGGTGCCGAAGATCGCCCCGAAGGCGACGGTCACCGCGTTCGGCACCGACCCGGCCGCCGTCCAGGCGCTCATCCAGGGCCGCGGCGACGCCTACGTGCAGGACTACACGCTGCTCGCGAGCGACGCCGCCAGCGAGAAGCAGATCAAGGTCGTCGGGCAGCCCTTCACCAAGGAGCCGTACGGCATCGGCCTGAAGCACGGTGACGACGACTTCAAGAAGTTCGTCAACGAGTGGCTGAAGACCATCCAGAAGGACGGCCAGTGGGGCAAGGCGTGGAAGACCACGCTCGGCACCGTGACCGACTCGGACATCCCGACGCCGCCGGAGATCGGGTCGGTCCCCGGCTCCTGA
- a CDS encoding amino acid ABC transporter permease has translation MNPLIDNLGPLAQALGTTLLMAVVAGVGSIVLGVLVTIARVSPIPVLRAAAFLYVQFFINVPLLALLLLAVFALPDAGILLPLTPTAIIVLTVYEAAYVAEAVRSGVNTVPVGQVEASRALGLTLWQSLRYVVVPQALRAVVQPIGNVMIALAMNTALAAAVGVVELTAEVNKVNLVAAQPILIFSSAGLIYMAIALAIGLAAGWVERKVAIAR, from the coding sequence ATGAACCCCCTGATCGACAACCTCGGGCCGCTGGCCCAGGCACTCGGCACCACGCTGCTGATGGCCGTGGTGGCCGGCGTCGGCTCCATCGTGCTCGGCGTGCTGGTCACGATCGCCCGCGTCAGCCCCATCCCGGTGCTGCGCGCGGCTGCGTTCCTGTACGTCCAGTTCTTCATCAACGTCCCGCTGCTGGCCCTGCTGCTGCTCGCGGTATTCGCACTGCCGGATGCGGGCATCCTGCTCCCGCTGACTCCGACCGCGATCATCGTGCTCACCGTCTACGAGGCGGCGTACGTCGCGGAGGCGGTGCGATCGGGTGTCAACACCGTCCCCGTCGGCCAGGTCGAGGCCTCCCGTGCGCTCGGCCTCACCCTGTGGCAGTCGCTGCGCTACGTCGTCGTCCCGCAGGCGCTGCGCGCCGTCGTGCAGCCCATCGGCAACGTCATGATCGCGCTCGCGATGAACACGGCCCTCGCCGCGGCCGTCGGCGTCGTCGAGCTCACGGCCGAGGTCAACAAGGTCAACCTCGTCGCCGCGCAGCCCATCCTGATCTTCTCCAGCGCCGGACTCATCTACATGGCCATCGCCCTCGCCATCGGCCTCGCCGCCGGCTGGGTCGAGCGGAAGGTGGCGATCGCCCGATGA